In one Oreochromis aureus strain Israel breed Guangdong linkage group 2, ZZ_aureus, whole genome shotgun sequence genomic region, the following are encoded:
- the nkrf gene encoding NF-kappa-B-repressing factor, which yields MVLVMAEGTDTGEMPSFEPSPSSEAKKRHISSDGREEPMRKMPLTKFGSRPRFEPVHFVSGGSSGGTYTDEKENDKERRRSELYSPRDSEHFSYNSSSRAQGSSSMRPAFDRVPSYTSDSWGSHRDRERDRDISSGSGLGYGGRGSSSNFLAKTQQEYTAKYEAQNFRSSDSYSQPPRYNGYGGGGRSGGWDSGRQGLGYSHQDRPSSSRLFSRVYNSPGRSSPNVSQSGSSLQPLPISYPTLDEKQRLIANVASALAVAFRDPMYMTGSDSPNYNFMLSRSIQACKTNPEYIYVSLKDIPQADLPKNKKVPTDGYACELRCQGVYLATGYSGSKNGARDRASEQAVKLFLKPVEVRVVQRKFRHTVVNDMVVCQLHSPTPAFLPALRNPEDKPAPSSKGQYEPDKRKHWTEFVVLDNAHDAICILNNSAAFNRMEIDYKFDLLPNSSTWLCSVFLQGELVAQAMGTKKSSKHAAAQEAVRKLRLNQAQRQQQQQQMQQQLQQQQQPQSQYSRGNFQSDYGGRFGQQGGKKKLSELVILENSDNAICIINDTAQFNKVTADYKFTVLPDHRWKCEVYLEGQYVAAGIGPKKIVKHIAAKEALATLRQTQAVVKSNLRKEGHSDAISRSQIMGRSGEEATRQEIKEDNIGNQLLRKMGWKGGGLGRDGEGIAEPIRVKEQFSREGLGMDTDKTANQLSKRDIEDIIRNYASSDRQDDLRFSTDLTNDERKQIHQISQKYGLRSKSYGQGWQRFLVVSRKVHKDQLIGQLLQEGQVGRYELVKPQASH from the exons ATGGTGCTGGTTATGGCAGAAGGGACGGACACTGGCGAGATGCCCTCCTTTGAGCCAAGTCCCAGTTCTGAAGCAAAAAAGAGACATATTTCTTCTGATGGCA GAGAGGAGCCCATGAGAAAAATGCCTTTGACAAAATTTGGTTCCAGACCTCGATTTGAGCCTGTGCACTTTGTAAGCGGTGGGAGCAGTGGAGGAACCTACACTGATGAGAAGGAAAACGATAAGGAGCGCAGGAGGAGCGAGCTATACAGTCCGAGGGACTCTGAACACTTTTCGTACaatagcagcagcagagcacagGGATCCTCCTCAATGAGGCCCGCTTTTGACAGAGTGCCATCATACACATCTGACTCCTGGGGTTCCCACAGggacagagaaagagacagagacatTTCTTCAGGTAGTGGGTTGGGTTATGGAGGTCGTGGGTCGTCGTCAAACTTCTTGGCGAAAACACAGCAGGAGTACACAGCAAAATATGAAGCCCAAAACTTTCGGAGTTCAGACTCTTACTCTCAGCCGCCCAGGTACAATGGGTACGGGGGAGGGGGGCGATCAGGAGGCTGGGATTCAGGACGTCAGGGTTTGGGCTACAGCCATCAAGACAGGCCGTCATCGAGCAGGCTGTTCAGCAGAGTCTACAACAGCCCGGGGAGGAGCAGTCCTAATGTTTCTCAGTCGGGCTCTTCGTTGCAGCCTCTTCCAATATCTTACCCAACATTAGATGAGAAGCAAAGGCTGATTGCCAATGTAGCATCTGCACTGGCTGTTGCTTTTAGGGACCCTATGTACATGACGGGAAGTGACTCACCAAACTATAATTTCATGCTGAGCCGTAGCATCCAGGCCTGCAAAACCAACCCCGAGTATATTTATGTGAGCCTGAAGGATATTCCTCAGGCTGATCTACCAAAGAACAAGAAAGTACCGACAGACGGCTACGCCTGTGAACTGAGATGCCAGGGTGTGTATCTGGCTACCGGATACTCCGGAAGTAAAAATGGGGCGAGAGACAGAGCCTCTGAGCAGGCTGTAAAACTTTTCCTGAAACCTGTCGAGGTTCGTGTCGTGCAGCGTAAATTCAGACACACTGTAGTTAATGACATGGTCGTGTGTCAGCTACACAGCCCGACACCAGCATTTTTGCCTGCACTCCGCAACCCGGAAGATAAGCCGGCACCTAGCTCCAAGGGCCAGTACGAGCCTGACAAGCGTAAGCACTGGACAGAGTTTGTGGTGTTGGACAATGCTCACGACGCTATCTGCATACTGAACAACTCTGCAGCTTTTAATCGCATGGAGATAGACTATAAATTCGATCTGCTACCCAACAGCAGTACATGGCTGTGCAGCGTTTTCCTGCAGGGCGAGCTGGTGGCACAGGCGATGGGCACCAAAAAGAGCTCTAAGCACGCAGCAGCACAGGAGGCGGTGAGGAAACTTCGCCTGAACCAAGCGCaacggcagcagcagcagcagcagatgcagcagcagctgcagcagcaacaacaaccgcAGTCTCAGTACTCCAGAGGAAATTTTCAGTCAGATTATGGTGGACGATTCGGGCAGCAAGGTGGCAAAAAGAAGCTGAGCGAGCTGGTTATCCTAGAAAACTCTGACAATGCAATCTGCATTATTAATGATACCGCTCAGTTTAATAAAGTGACTGCTGATTACAAGTTTACAGTTCTGCCCGATCATCGCTGGAAGTGTGAAGTTTACTTAGAAGGACAGTATGTGGCAGCAGGAATAGGGCCAAAGAAAATAGTGAAGCACATTGCAGCGAAAGAGGCTTTAGCCACACTGAGACAGACACAGGCTGTGGTTAAATCCAACTTAAGAAAGGAAGGTCACAGCGACGCTATATCACGTTCTCAGATCATGGGTCGCTCAGGAGAAGAGGCCACGAGGCAGGAGATAAAGGAAGACAACATTGGAAACCAGCTGCTCCGGAAGATGGGCTGGAAAGGAGGCGGTCTGGGCCGAGACGGGGAAGGAATTGCGGAGCCAATCAGAGTGAAGGAGCAGTTCTCAAGGGAGGGTTTGGGTATGGACACGGATAAAACCGCAAATCAGCTCAGCAAGCGCGACATCGAGGACATCATTCGGAACTACGCCAGTTCAGACCGCCAGGACGACCTCCGCTTCTCCACTGACCTCACCAATGACGAACGTAAACAGATCCACCAGATATCCCAGAAATACGGGCTGCGAAGCAAGTCGTACGGACAGGGATGGCAACGCTTCCTCGTCGTCAGCCGCAAAGTACACAAAGACCAGCTCATTGGTCAACTTCTACAGGAAGGACAGGTGGGCCGATATGAGCTTGTGAAACCTCAGGCCTCACACTAA